One Mycolicibacterium crocinum DNA window includes the following coding sequences:
- a CDS encoding ISL3 family transposase yields MRVSTAFNRLLQIPGATVTEVAIGDGDIEVHLRPRARLLRCPCGKRVRAVYDRRRRRWRHLDLARCRLWLVYDIRRLNCPDCGVLTEELPWARPGARHTRDFEDMVLWLAQRTDRTSVSTLMRCAWETVTAIINRGVAALLDARRLDTLYRIGVDEICYRHPHRYLTVIGDHDTGTVIDVETGRSRESLANFYTSQPDSVLAALETVSMDVSSVYTSVTTEHLPHVTICYDGFHLMQWIQRALDRVFAESVRLPGYATADWKAARWALRTGENKLTDDKRALVSQIARTHRRIGRAWTLKEQARDLYRYDHEPGVARRLLKAWITAAARSRIPVFVSLSKRFRKYFDSILAAIELGISNALLEGINAKIRLINARGYGHHSAQTLTSMIYLCLGGLQVTLPTKT; encoded by the coding sequence GTGCGCGTCAGTACTGCATTTAACCGTCTGCTGCAGATCCCCGGTGCCACGGTCACCGAAGTCGCCATTGGCGATGGTGATATCGAAGTCCATCTCAGACCCCGAGCGCGGCTGCTGCGCTGCCCGTGCGGCAAACGCGTGCGTGCGGTCTATGACCGGCGCCGCCGGCGCTGGCGGCACCTTGATCTGGCACGCTGCCGACTCTGGCTGGTCTATGACATCCGCCGTCTGAATTGCCCAGACTGCGGGGTCCTCACCGAGGAGTTGCCCTGGGCCCGCCCCGGAGCCCGGCACACCCGCGACTTCGAGGACATGGTGCTGTGGCTGGCTCAACGCACCGACCGAACCTCGGTGTCGACGCTGATGCGCTGCGCCTGGGAAACCGTCACCGCAATCATTAACCGCGGGGTCGCCGCGCTGCTTGATGCCCGACGCCTCGACACGCTGTATCGCATCGGTGTTGATGAGATCTGCTACCGCCACCCGCACCGCTATCTGACCGTCATCGGCGACCACGACACCGGCACTGTCATTGATGTCGAAACCGGTCGCAGCCGAGAATCGCTGGCCAATTTCTATACCAGCCAACCCGATTCAGTCCTCGCCGCCCTCGAAACGGTCAGCATGGATGTCAGCAGCGTCTACACCAGCGTCACGACCGAACACCTCCCACACGTCACCATCTGCTACGACGGGTTCCACCTGATGCAATGGATTCAGCGTGCTCTGGATCGTGTCTTCGCCGAATCGGTGCGCCTGCCCGGATATGCCACTGCGGACTGGAAAGCCGCCCGCTGGGCATTGCGCACCGGAGAGAACAAACTCACCGACGACAAACGTGCCCTAGTCAGCCAGATCGCCCGCACCCATCGACGCATCGGGCGGGCGTGGACGCTCAAAGAACAAGCCCGCGACCTCTACCGCTACGACCACGAACCCGGCGTCGCTCGCCGCCTGCTCAAGGCCTGGATCACCGCCGCCGCACGATCCCGGATCCCAGTGTTCGTCTCACTGAGCAAACGATTCCGCAAGTACTTCGACTCGATCCTGGCCGCCATCGAACTCGGCATCTCCAACGCCCTCCTGGAAGGCATCAACGCCAAAATCCGACTCATCAACGCCCGCGGCTACGGACATCACTCCGCCCAAACACTGACCTCAATGATCTACCTCTGCCTAGGAGGACTCCAGGTCACGCTCCCCACGAAAACCTGA
- the dinB gene encoding DNA polymerase IV, producing MFVSGGGATILHADLDSFYASVEQRDDPTLRGRPVIVGGGVVLAASYAAKAYGVRTAMGGHQARRLCPAAIVVPPRMSAYSQASDDVFAVFRDTTPLVEPLSVDEAFLDVSGLQRLAGDPVQIGARLREEVRARVGLPITVGIARTKFLAKVASQEAKPDGLLLVPPEGELAFLHPLPVRRLWGVGPKTADKLHAHGIETVAQVAELGESMLASMVGPAMGRQLYSLSRNIDRRRVDTGRRRRSVGAQRALGRRGITPAELDAVVIGLVDRITRRMRSAQRTGRTVVLRLRFDDFTRVTRSHTMPRATGSTEPILAAARGLVAAAEPLIAERGITLIGFAVSNIDPGGAQQLELPLDGARPETLDLDTAVDRVRRRYGNAVLTRGVLVGRDTGLEMPHLPD from the coding sequence ATGTTCGTGTCCGGCGGCGGGGCGACCATCCTGCACGCTGATCTCGACTCGTTCTACGCTTCGGTCGAGCAGCGCGATGACCCGACGCTGCGTGGCCGCCCCGTGATCGTGGGCGGCGGCGTCGTGCTGGCCGCCAGCTATGCGGCCAAGGCCTACGGAGTGCGCACGGCGATGGGCGGCCACCAGGCCCGCAGGCTGTGCCCCGCGGCGATCGTCGTCCCTCCGCGGATGTCGGCCTACAGCCAGGCCAGCGACGACGTCTTCGCCGTCTTCCGCGACACCACGCCGCTGGTCGAGCCGCTCTCGGTCGACGAGGCATTCCTCGACGTATCCGGGTTGCAGCGACTGGCCGGCGACCCGGTCCAGATCGGGGCGCGTTTGCGTGAGGAGGTTCGCGCCCGGGTCGGGCTGCCCATCACCGTGGGGATCGCCCGCACGAAGTTCTTGGCGAAGGTCGCCAGCCAGGAGGCCAAGCCCGACGGCCTACTGCTGGTGCCGCCCGAGGGCGAGTTGGCATTCCTGCATCCGCTGCCGGTGCGCCGGCTGTGGGGTGTGGGCCCGAAGACCGCCGACAAGTTGCACGCGCACGGCATCGAGACCGTCGCGCAGGTCGCTGAGCTCGGAGAGTCGATGTTGGCGTCGATGGTCGGCCCGGCGATGGGCCGGCAGCTGTATTCGTTGTCGCGCAACATCGATCGGCGGCGCGTCGACACCGGCCGTCGCCGCCGCTCGGTCGGCGCCCAGCGAGCACTCGGTCGTCGGGGGATCACACCCGCGGAGCTGGACGCCGTGGTGATCGGCCTTGTCGACCGAATCACCCGGCGGATGCGCTCGGCGCAACGCACCGGGCGAACAGTTGTGCTGCGCTTGCGTTTCGACGACTTCACGCGCGTCACCCGCTCACACACGATGCCCAGGGCCACCGGATCCACCGAGCCGATACTGGCCGCCGCACGTGGCCTGGTCGCCGCGGCCGAACCGCTGATCGCCGAACGCGGGATCACGCTGATCGGATTCGCGGTGTCCAACATCGACCCCGGCGGGGCACAGCAATTGGAGTTACCACTCGACGGCGCACGCCCCGAGACACTCGACCTCGACACCGCGGTCGACCGGGTCCGGCGGCGCTACGGCAATGCGGTACTCACCCGC